In Hevea brasiliensis isolate MT/VB/25A 57/8 chromosome 13, ASM3005281v1, whole genome shotgun sequence, a single genomic region encodes these proteins:
- the LOC131172113 gene encoding protein FAR-RED IMPAIRED RESPONSE 1-like yields the protein MASKLKVGEGSSYRRQLFDEIFDFSEDDSLFAEDVEEDESAGDQDMNEGGIRAVANTNAIEEGPLTGMSFPCISTMFNFYKEHARLKGFSVFKRSAINVRVGSRKYQTISCDKGRKAIGAKASKRINCPAKINAILRENGMWQISKVISSHNHELEPSMSRLMVAHRSLNMDMKRRLEANDIAGIRPAKSIRLLEVQAGGPENLSCLSKDCRNFIERKRRLRLGDGDAEAIRKLLSNVLWVHPRSRAAYEEFNDVVSFDTTYLVNRYKLPFATIVGVNHHGQSILLGCALISHEDVNTFKWLFMTWLEAMEDVHPNSILTDQCESMRKAIREVMPNTRHKFCLWHILCKVPENFRGVIDYDSACLEFKVVIYDSLTIEMFERNWNEFVVKQGLERNEWLSKLYVDREYWVPIYLNHTFWAGMFSTQRSESMHAYFDGYVNSMSTLKQLEEQYEIAMCDKNEKEFYADFKSKNTVINCISVFEWEQQFQKAFINSIFKLVQEEINECGIAMSFTNQEGRREADNEPGIERHKIMEKSIINNWFRREFVYDVEHRENGQYFSCNCKKFESKGILCCHIMRLMSLKDIKFINERYLLRRWRKDVNRVHSKKFFHGGYPHMTEEFEKYREMERLFQEASDLAYDDNKIKFVKQWLAKLKRDLLSWNDGMIAPTSNA from the exons ATGGCTTCAAAGCTTAAAGTTGGTGAG GGAAGTTCATATCGTAGGCAAttgtttgatgagatatttgattttagtgaagatgatagTTTGTTCGCTGAAGATGTGGAGGAAGATGAATCAGCTGGTGATCAAGATATGAACGAAGGAGGCATTAGAGCAGTAGCAAACACTAATGCTATTGAAGAAGGTCCTCTAACAGGGATGTCATTTCCTTGTATCAGCACTATGTTCAACTTCTATAAAGAACATGCTAGATTGAAAGGTTTTAGTGTTTTCAAAAGATCAGCAATTAATGTACGGGTTGGATCTCGTAAATATCAAACAATTAGTTGCGATAAAGGAAGGAAAGCAATAGGTGCGAAAGCATCAAAAAGGATAAATTGTCCTGCAAAGATTAATGCAATCCTAAGAGAAAATGGAATGTGGCAGATTTCAAAAGTTATTTCAAGTCACAATCACGAATTGGAACCTTCTATGTCTAGATTGATGGTTGCTCACAGGTCACTGAATATGGATATGAAGAGGAGATTGGAGGCAAACGATATAGCTGGCATAAGACCCGCAAAAAGCATTAGGTTGCTTGAAGTTCAAGCAGGTGGACCAGAAAATTTAAGCTGTTTGTCAAAGGATTGTCGAAACTTCATTGAGCGAAAGAGGAGGCTACGACTTGGTGATGGTGATGCTGAGGCTATACGTAAGTT GCTTTCAAATGTTCTATGGGTTCATCCTCGTAGTCGAGCTGCTTACGAGGAATTCAATGATGTTGTTAGTTTTGACACTACTTACCTTGTTAATCGATACAAGTTGCCATTTGCCACCATTGTTGGAGTAAATCATCATGGGCAATCTATTTTATTAGGATGCGCCTTGATCTCACATGAAGATGTAAACACTTTTAAGTGGTTGTTCATGACGTGGCTTGAAGCAATGGAAGATGTTCATCCTAATTCTATTCTTACAGATCAATGCGAGAGCATGAGGAAAGCCATTAGGGAGGTAATGCCTAATACTAGACACAAATTTTGCTTATGGCATATATTATGCAAGGTACCTGAGAATTTTAGGGGTGTTATTGATTATGATAGTGCATGCCTTGAgtttaaagttgtaatatatgatAGCTTAACCATCGAGATGTTTGAGAGAAATTGGAATGAGTTTGTGGTGAAGCAAGGGTTGGAAAGAAATGAATGGCTTTCCAAACTATATGTTGATAGGGAGTATTGGGTTCCAATTTATCTCAATCACACATTTTGGGCTGGAATGTTTTCGACTCAAAGGAGTGAGAGCATGCATGCCTATTTTGATGGGTATGTTAACTCAATGAGCACACTAAAGCAATTAGAGGAGCAGTATGAGATTGCTATGTGTGACAAGAATGAAAAGGAGTTCTATGCTGATTTCAAATCAAAAAACACAGTTATAAATTGCATATCTGTTTTTGAATGGGAACAACAGTTTCAAAAGGCATTTATTAATTCAATATTCAAGCTCGTTCAAGAGGAGATTAACGAATGTGGTATTGCCATGTCATTCACCAATCAAGAGGGAAGGCGTGAAGCAGATAATGAGCCAGGAATTGAGAGACATAAAATTATGGAGAAATCCATAATCAACAACTGGTTTCGTAGGGAGTTTGTTTATGATGTAGAGCACAGGGAAAATGGCCAATATTTCAGTTGCAATTGTAAGAAATTCGAATCAAAAGGAATATTGTGCTGCCATATCATGAGGTTGATGTCACTCAAAGACATAAAGTTCATCAACGAACGATATTTGCTTAGGCGATGGAGAAAAGATGTTAATCGTGTCCATAGTAAAAAGTTTTTTCACGGAGGGTACCCACATATGACAGAGGAGTTTGAGAAATACAGGGAGATGGAGAGGTTATTTCAAGAAGCATCCGATTTGGCTTACGATGACAATAAGATCAAATTTGTGAAACAATGGTTGGCTAAATTGAAGCGGGATTTATTAAGCTGGAATGATGGAATGATTGCTCCTACCAGTAATGCATAG